A stretch of DNA from Planctomycetaceae bacterium:
CAGTATAATTCCGGCAGTCCGCGAGCGATCCCGGAAACCGACAGCGTGACATTTTTCATCAGCAGCCTGCGACCGACGGCCTCGCTGATTTCCAAATACGTCAGCAGACACTGGACGGTTGAAAACTCGCTGCACTGGACCCTGGATGTAACTTTTACCGAGGACAAAAGCCGGATTCGCAAGGGCACTGCGCCCGCGATCATGGGCGGCCTGCGGCGTTTTGTCCTGACACTGCTCAAGCGCGACACTTCGCTGCCCAAAACAAGCCTCAAGCGAAAACGACTACGCGCCACACTCAGCACTGACACCCTCGAAGCCATTCTGTTCGGAAATTAGCCACCTTCCAAATGCGCCGACCCTGTGTGCGGCGGCCAGTGGCAAACAGCACGCCGATGACAATCGGCAGCAAGTACTTCCGCGATCGCCGATCCAGCGGTTCGGCCATCTGAGTTGTCCATTCGCGAAACCTTCGGGGCAGCGTCCATGCAGCCATCGGGGCTCTCCGGTCAGGCAGGTTGTGATGTACCGCGTGATACCGCGAGAGCCCCGTTCTCTTCCAGACCAATCCTCCCGCGCCCCCGCCAACCCATCATCCCCACCACCGACCCCAACGCTCACCTGGACTATCGAGATCTCCGAAAGTGCAGGGCTGTTCACAGAAAGGCAGTGAACTCAATGGCATCACTCAGCCAGGAAAGTCCGAAGCGGTGGCGAATCCTGTTCAGGGATCTCGGCGGCACGGAAAAGCGAAAGCAGATCCGGCTCTACAACGTCACGAAGAAACAGGCGGAAGGCCACTTCCGCCACATCGAAAGCATCATCAGCACTCGCTTGCAGGGTGTGCAACTGACCGAAGTCGACGCCGTCTGGCTCGGCGGCCTTCCCCCGCCATGCATGCTCGCCTTGTACGCCGGCCTGGCAGAACCGAGAATGGAGCCCGAAGCCGAGCCGGCTGCCCAGGTTCCCGCTGAAGGACTATCTCGATGAGTATCTGGCGGCCGGACTCACCACGAAGGGCGATCCCGCAGCCGAATCGACGCTGCTGAAATGGGCAGGCACGATGAAGTTCCTCGGTGAAAGTGTTCGGGCGAAACGGCTGCTGGATTCCATCTCCAGCGAAGACGCCTACCAATTCCGGAAGTGGCTCGACAACCGACGCATCAGGAAGACGACCACCGGCGGCCCCAAAGGTCAGCCAATGCTGGAAAACGGGAAGCGAAAACACATCGACAATGCGAAGGTCTTTTTCAACGCCGCTCTGCGACGCGCTGATCGACAGGAATCCGTTCGACCATCTCGTTTCCAGCACGAAAAAGAATCGCGATCGCGACCACTACGTCTCCCGTGCAGAGACGGAGCAGATCATCGCCGCCTGTCCGGATGACGAATGGAGGCTGCTGGTGGCACCGTGGCGCTACGCCGGCCTGCGGAAGATGGAAGTGTTCGAACTGACCTGGGGCGATGCTGTTCGACAAGGGCAGGATGCGAGTCCATTCGAAGAAAACAGCGGGTCACGACGGCAAGGACATTCGCTACGTTCTGCCGCGCGACGTTCAAGTTCACCCGTCTGTGGTTTTCGAAGCGGCATTGCCGGATGGAAAACGAAGCCTTCCGGCAGACATGCCGATCATCACTCGCTTTTCAAAGTCGAACAGCAATCTCGACAAACCGTTCCGCAAAATTCTGCACCGGGCGGGAATCGTGCCGTGGCCAAAGCTGTTTCAAAACCTGCGAGCCAACTGCGAAACCGACTGGCTGGACGAAGGCCATCCGGCACACGTGGTGGCTGCGTGGATCGGACATTCCGTGAAGGTCCAGCGAGCCAGCTACGCTCAGATCACCGAAGGCCACTTCGAGAGGTTCAACAGCATGATGCCCGCCGTTGCAAAAGCGCAAATAGTGGCACAGAATCGGACGGAATCGACGATTCCCGAAAGGACTCGAAGGGAACGCCACTACCGACTTCAGCCGGAAAAACACAGCACTCTCAGTCTTTTTCCAGTCGAAACGCACATCAACGACTACCGGAGGCGGGACTCGAACCCGCACGAGGTATTACCCTCACTGGATTTTGAATCCAGCGTGTCTGCCGATTCCACCACTCCGGCTTTGCGGGTCGCAGTATACCCGTGACGTCTCAATCCGCAACGATGCCTGCTGCGGTGAGAGGGTTCGGCGCGGTGCTGTTTTGCGAAGCCGCCGATGCTGGCCGGGGGCAATCAAAACGCAGAACGCTGCGGCGGTGCTTGTGGTTTGACAACAGTGATGGTCGTCGCCACGCTGCTTCGCCCGTTGTCATCCAGTGTGTGGTCTGTGGTGCATGTTGTTTCGAATTACGAATTTGCGAGTCGCCGTCGAGCAGCCTGAACGTGAGCTGCTGCACGTGCTGGCAAAGCGATTGAACGTGGCCGTCGCGGATCTTCGTTCGATGCGAATTCTGCGGCGAAGTCTGGATGCCCGGCAGCGCGACAGACTGCAGTTCGTGTATTCGGTGGCGGTGGACGGACCGGATTCTCTTTCGAACCGAAGCGCAGGCGACTTTCGAGCGGAAGCATACCAGCCGGAGTCGTTCTTTGATCCCGATCCTGGCGGGCAGCCGATGACCTCACAGCCGGTCGTTGTGGGTTCCGGGCCCGCGGGACTGCTGGCCGGCTATTACCTCGCGACAAGGGGCTATCGGCCGATTGTTCTGGAACGAGGACAGCCGGTGAAGGATCGCGTCCCGGCCATCCGGCGATTCGATTGCGGCGGCGAACATGATCCGGAGAACAACTACCTGTTTGGCGAGGGCGGCGCCGGCTGCTTCAGCGACGGCAAACTGACGTGTCGCATCACCGGGCCGGACGTCGACTGGGTTCTTCAGAGTTTTGTCGACTGCGGTGGCCGTGAATCACTGATCTACGAGCATCGCCCTCATCTGGGCAGCAACAGACTGCCGCTCATTTGTCGCAACTTTCGACGAAGGACGGAGTCGCTCGGCGGGGAATATCGCTTCGGCTGCCGCCTGGAGGGTCTAAGGATTACAGACGGCCGGCTGACGGGAGTAGCAACGTCGAGCGGGCTGATCGAGACGAATCACTGCGTACTGGCAATCGGCCATAGTGCCCGCGACACTTACCAGATGCTGTTTGACGCCGGACTGCCGCTGCGAGCCAAGGCGTTTCAGCTTGGGCTGCGAATCGAACAGCCTCAGGCAACGGTCAACGACCACAAATACGGCCGTCCCGAATATCTGCCGCTGCTGGGAGCCGCCGACTATTCTCTGGTGGCGAAGGGACCACGCGACCTGTTTACATTTTGTATGTGTGCCGGAGGAGTTGTGATTCCCAGCGTGTCCGAGCCGGAGATGTTCTGTTCCAACGGAATGAGCAACTCCCGGCACGACACACCATTTGCAAACAGCGGGCTGGTAGTGACTCTGAAACCGGAACAGTTCGGCAGCGATCATCCGCTGGCCGGAGTCGCTCTGCAGCGGCAGTACGAATCGGCCGCGTTTCGGCTCACGGGCGGAACGTACTACGCTCCCATCCAGCGGGCGATCGATTTTCTGGAAGGAAGAACTCCGGCAGCCGGCGAGAAGCTGGCGTCGTCGTATCATCGCGGCACGGCGGTTCGAAATCTGTGTGAAGTTCTGCCACCCGTGATTCTGGAGGCCGTGAAACGCGGTCTGCCGATCATGGACAGCAGGTGGCACGGGAAGTTTCTGAAAGACGCGACACTGGTCGGACCGGAGATGCGCGGAAGTTCGCCCATTCGCATTGACCGTGACCGGCAGTCGTTTCAGGTTCCCGGGATGACGGGCATCTATCCCGTGGGCGAAGGCGCGGGCTATGCCGGCGGTATCGTAACAGCGGCGGTCGACGGTCTGCGGGCGGCCAGAAAAATCGTGGAGGTCTTTGCAGCCCCCGATGGCCGGTAAAAACACCAATCAGCGCGACTCGCACCGGAACGGACGAGTTCGTTGTCTGACGCGAATCAGCGACCGGGCTGGCGGGACGCAGCTCGGTGAATCATCCCGACTTTGACTTTTTCGAGCCATTGAATGCTCCACTGCGACGGCTCTCCGCTGACGACGCCGTATTCGCCGCTGCTTGCGAAACCGGCAATACTGTGGAAGGATAAACCTGATGTGGCCGGAAGGTGAGAAAACGATGGAACTGCTGAATGGCGTCCGCGACGGCGACGGCGACGCTGTGAATCGGCTGATGGAACGGCATCGAGAAGCCGTTCGCCGCATGATTCAGATGCGAATGGACAACGCACTGTCGCGACGGGTTGATGCCAGCGATGTTGTCCAGGACGTCCTGTTTGAAGCGAGCCGGCGGATGGAAGAATACATCCGCGATCCGGGAATGCCGTTTCATCTGTGGCTGCGACAGCTTGCCCGCGACCGCATCATTGACATGCATCGTCGCCACCGTACGG
This window harbors:
- a CDS encoding ISAs1 family transposase; this encodes MTFFISSLRPTASLISKYVSRHWTVENSLHWTLDVTFTEDKSRIRKGTAPAIMGGLRRFVLTLLKRDTSLPKTSLKRKRLRATLSTDTLEAILFGN
- a CDS encoding FAD-dependent oxidoreductase — encoded protein: MLFRITNLRVAVEQPERELLHVLAKRLNVAVADLRSMRILRRSLDARQRDRLQFVYSVAVDGPDSLSNRSAGDFRAEAYQPESFFDPDPGGQPMTSQPVVVGSGPAGLLAGYYLATRGYRPIVLERGQPVKDRVPAIRRFDCGGEHDPENNYLFGEGGAGCFSDGKLTCRITGPDVDWVLQSFVDCGGRESLIYEHRPHLGSNRLPLICRNFRRRTESLGGEYRFGCRLEGLRITDGRLTGVATSSGLIETNHCVLAIGHSARDTYQMLFDAGLPLRAKAFQLGLRIEQPQATVNDHKYGRPEYLPLLGAADYSLVAKGPRDLFTFCMCAGGVVIPSVSEPEMFCSNGMSNSRHDTPFANSGLVVTLKPEQFGSDHPLAGVALQRQYESAAFRLTGGTYYAPIQRAIDFLEGRTPAAGEKLASSYHRGTAVRNLCEVLPPVILEAVKRGLPIMDSRWHGKFLKDATLVGPEMRGSSPIRIDRDRQSFQVPGMTGIYPVGEGAGYAGGIVTAAVDGLRAARKIVEVFAAPDGR